Proteins found in one Quercus robur chromosome 2, dhQueRobu3.1, whole genome shotgun sequence genomic segment:
- the LOC126707077 gene encoding protein NOI4-like isoform X1 — protein MASQDKGRPLPKFGEWDVNNPASAEGFTVIFSKARDAKKSNGATGPGTGTGNGTGTGSEATATATTQRNDNSSRPPVENIQYTPMKKWFCCF, from the exons ATGGCGTCG CAGGATAAGGGTCGGCCTCTACCTAAATTTGGAGAGTGGGATGTGAACAATCCGGCCTCGGCCGAAGGGTTTACTGTGATATTCAGCAAAGCTAGAGATGCAAAGAAATCTAATGGAGCTACTGGCCCTGGGACTGGTACTGGAAATGGGACGGGGACTGGGAGTGAAGCCACTGCCACAGCCACGACACAAAGGAATGATAATTCATCTAGACCGCCAGTAGAAAATATTCAATACACACCAATG AAAAAATGGTTTTGCTGTTTCTGA
- the LOC126707077 gene encoding protein NOI4-like isoform X2: MASDKGRPLPKFGEWDVNNPASAEGFTVIFSKARDAKKSNGATGPGTGTGNGTGTGSEATATATTQRNDNSSRPPVENIQYTPMKKWFCCF; encoded by the exons ATGGCGTCG GATAAGGGTCGGCCTCTACCTAAATTTGGAGAGTGGGATGTGAACAATCCGGCCTCGGCCGAAGGGTTTACTGTGATATTCAGCAAAGCTAGAGATGCAAAGAAATCTAATGGAGCTACTGGCCCTGGGACTGGTACTGGAAATGGGACGGGGACTGGGAGTGAAGCCACTGCCACAGCCACGACACAAAGGAATGATAATTCATCTAGACCGCCAGTAGAAAATATTCAATACACACCAATG AAAAAATGGTTTTGCTGTTTCTGA